tcagagcCCACTGGTCTCATTTTTGTCTTTGTCAGTGACTCTTTTATTAATTACCAGTTTTGTTTTGGTTATATTTGAGGTTTTCttgctggggaacgtaacagcATAAGTGAATACAGTAgatattgtaattaagaattttaTAAAGGTGTTATATTGTCTTGTATTTCAGGTcagaagtgttggagtgtgacttaCACCCATCAGAGTATCTGTGCTTTGAAGGGGACAACAGTGGACATATcctgctcttacacatatcccagTTACCATGAGATCAAACAAGCTTTCTGGTTTACTAAATGGTCTGGTGAGGAGGCTGAAGATCTGAGCTCAGTGCCAGGGTATGAGGGTCATATAGAGTACCTTGGGGATAAGGAGAGTGACTgtaccctgagaatcacagacctgagaTTGAGTGACTCTGCTGGGTTCAGGTTCAGATTCATAACATCTGGAGACAAGTTTTATGGctcacctgtctctctgactgtcacAGGTAATCTGTCACTCATCTCACATCTATTACTGTAATGTGAGTGTTGTTTGTATGTATGCTAATGAGAATGTTGTGTTTTAATCTGTTTTATTGATTCTATGGAACCCAGGACTTCCTGGAAAACAGTGGAAATTATTACAGAACTGTCCTGTCTAAATATATCAAATTAATGACCGTAATACCTTATTTAAGGGCAGTCATGCAACACTGCAGTGTTATGTAACAGGGGAAAAAATTATAATATTTCACATAAGAGGACATATATAGGAGGAGAATAATGATTTGATTAATTTTACTCTAGATGTTGTGTTGGAGATGGATCCTACATCTGTGTCAGAGAGGGAGAATGTCACACTGAGATGTAGAACTAACTGTACACTGGACCCCATCACAGCCTACAGTTGGTATAAGAATGGACAGTCTCTaccaaacagcaacacctcctctcctgtctatatCCTGTTCTCAGTCAGCAGTGAGGATACAGGCAGATACTCCTGTTCTGTAGAAGGACATGAGGATCTCCCCTCTGATGAAGAGACTCTCACTGTCACATGTAAGTACATGGGGTTCAAATCTTTAGTTAACTATAATAACATTGTAAGTATGTTTTATTTATCTCCAGTTGTATTCCTTATTAAGTAACATCATGTGCTGTTAAATGTTCTAATCTTTTAAATTGCACTGATTTACTGTATTTGATAAATGCAATGTCTTCAGATGGCCCAAAGAACACCTtagtgtcagtcagtccctctggtgaaatagtggagggcagttcagtgactctgacctgcagcagtgatgccaaccCACCTGTGGACAAATACACCTGGTACAAGAAGAACGTAACCTCACCAAAAGCATCAGGACAGAGTTACAGCATCACTAACATCAGctctgaggacagaggagaatattACTGTGAAGCTGAGAATAAATATGGACGACTCAACTCTTCTTCTGTGTTTGTGGACGTTCAGTGTTAGTTCACCTCATCTTCCTCTATTCATTGATAAtcacacaggtcaacaacaataaataatagTTAGCAATGTGAGACACTCAtcatactgtatgacagaattaAATACATATTGTTTCATTTTGTTCTTCCCTGGTTTCCTCTGTCATATCTCCACCATGCATTTATAAACTCATGACCCTGCAGCAGTGTTTCCCTGGGTTcctgtggtgggggtgggggctgTCCTGACTGCTGGAGCTCTGCTACTCACCATCTACTGCACTCTGAAGAGGTAACCTGCATTTACATATCCTGTGTTAGTAACATATCAACCTCCACTAGAGGTCAGTAGAGAGCAGAATTCACTCTGTCCCTCATTACAGGAGATCCAAGGGAGGAAGTGATGCCACAGCAGACACACAGGTAATAATGTCAAAAACCAAAGATTTCAATCATAATACCATTAATAGTAAGCAAATTCATTTCCATAAATGCTAGGGGGCGGGGTTCGTAAAGTGCTCATTCAGTGTGTCTTCTTTCAGAATGTGACACACTCTCCCAGTGACACAGACCCTCAGATAGATGCTGAGCCCTCCGATTATGAGAACTGGAGcaaaccaccacagaacctggacagTGACACAGACCCTCAGATAGATGCTGAGCCCTCCGATTATGAGAACTGGAGAGAACCTCCACAGAActtggactgaagagaaccaccacagaacctggactgaagagaaccaccacagaacctggattgaagagaaccaccacagaacctggattGAATAGAACCCCCACaaaacctggactgaagagaaccaaaACAGGACaaggactgaagagaaccaccacataacctggactgaagagaaccaaaACAGAACCTGTACTGAAGAGAACCTCCACataacctggactgaagagaaccaccacataaactggactgaagagaaccaccacataacctggactgaagagaaccaccaaagtacctggactgaagagaacctcCACAGAacatggactgaagagaaccaccacagaacctggattgaagagaaccaccacagaacctggattGAATAGAACCCCCACaaaacctggactgaagagaaccaaaACAGGACaaggactgaagagaaccaccacataacctggactgaagagaaccaaaACAGAACCTGTACTGAAGAGAACCTCCACATAaactggactgaagagaaccaccacataacctggactgaagagaaccaccacataaCCTGGAGTGAAGAGAACCAAaacagaacctggactgaagagaaccaccacataacctggactgaagagaaccaccacataaCCTGGAGTGAAGAGAACCAAAACAGAACCTGTACTGAAGAGAACCGCCACATAaactggactgaagagaaccaccacataacctggactgaagagaaccaaaacagaacctggactgaagagaaccaccacataacctggactgaagagaaccaccacataaactggactgaagagaaccaccacataacctggactgaagagaaccaccacataacctggactgaagagaacctccacataacctggactgaagagaaccaccacataacctggactgaagagaaccaccacataaactggactgaagagaaccaccacataacctggactgaagagaaccaaaACAGAACCTGGACTAAAGAGCTACAGCATCAAATCAAAGCTAGGCCTCACAATGCTTTTCTCTTACTATCATCATGCTTTATAATCTAGAAGGTTTTACCAGACAAGGATTTTTAACTTTTGAATAAATGCTGGAATTTAGATCATTGAATACACTATGTATCTAGATGAtcaatacagtatgtatatagatgatcaatacagtatgtatctaGATGATCAATACAGTATGCATATAGATGAtcaatacagtatgtatctaGATGATCAATACAGTATGCATATAGATGAtcaatacagtatgtatatagacGATCAATACAGTATGTATAGACGTTACATGGGATAGATTATGCCTCTGCTCTTTTTCTATGAGATTTTTCCATTTCCAGATTTGATCACATTTCACATAGAAATATTTGTAACTCTTTATTAGCAAATTCATAGTATGAGATATAGGCTCTGCTCCTTCAGCAGTAAACCATACCAATCCCCCAGCAGGAACACAGAACCTAACAGTTGGAGGctggggtggtgggaggagctaaTCTCCTGCTCATGATCAGAAAACATTGCTTCTCACTCACTGTATTGTGACACATAGCCTGAATGCTAGTCTAGCATAGGCTACTTCCTCCTTGTATGGATGAGGGAGAATTATCCATGATGGTTCACGAAGCATGCTGACCCAACTCCAATGCTGATGTTGGGAACAAACAAGTAGGCAATATGATAAGCTACTCCCGAGGCTAATTCTACATAGCTAACTAGATTGTAGCCGGCTATTGACTGACAACTGAGCAGCAACATCGTTGATTCTCACAATCAATCGCAGCCAAACATTGTAACATGAGCATATTGAATGATGCGTGCGAGGTTCAAACACAGTTAGCGAGCACTtacaaagaaaaaaataatatCAGAAATCATAGTGAGAAACAGCTAATTACAgcagcagagtcaacagaggacaagaagccagcgtagagtaacagtagcagcagcagagtcaacagaggacaagaagccagcgtagagtaacagtagcagcagcagagtcaacagaggacaagaagccagcgtagagtaacagtagcagcagcagagtcaacagaggacaagaagccagcgtagagtaacagtagcagcagcagagtcaacagaggacaagaagccagcgtagagtaacagtagcagcagcagagtcagaggacaagaagccagcgtagagtaacagtagcagcagcagagtcaacggaggacaagaagccagcgtagagtaacagtagcagcagcagcagaatgaTGTGAGATCagaaccggtcagtttaataGACCAAGGAATGAGATGGTGGTGAATGATACTAGTCTCTAATTGGACACTCAGGTTTCTGACTTGTGTACTTGTGTACTTATCTATGGGATTTTGCCAATTCCAGATTTTTTAAGTATATATTAAGTATTGGTTTGTCTTAATGACACAAAAAGGAATAATATTGGCAAGAGCTTTTAAATGTTTGTATCTCTGGAGTTGTTCCTGATGTGTTAAAATATGTTTTACTTTGTATTGCTGTCAGTCATTACTGGTCATTCTCTATTTTATATTATGTAATACTATATTGTTCAGTGTCATGATATTGCTTGTTTTATTATCAAATTATTCATGATTAATTATTACGTATTTTAGATACATGGAATACAGTTTAAGCATCATGTTGTAAATAAGCTCAAAGTCAGACAACAAATAAATGGATTGTTTTATTAACTTACATTGATTCATAACTATTTCCACTTTGAAGTTGATTCTTGTATTTCTACCTATTGGAAACATGATGGCACCACTGAACcatgactgccccccccccccacccacccccacccacacccacacacacacacacacacacaccatgccagATTATTTCCCAGTAGGTCAGACATTGTATGGGTGTGTGCATTTGGATGCctgcatccgtgtgtgtgtgtgtgtgtgcgtttggtaTGGGTATGTTGCTCCCTAGACTATTGAAGGAGTACTCTCATTAAAGTTGTCAAACAGATTTTCTAGGTGGTAAAGATCTGGACTATTTCTACTTTGATCTCATTTCTTGTAATTATTTAGTTCTCTGGGAATGTGGTTCGTACTGCTACTGGTGTCTGGAGCTCTACCCCTTTGCCCTATTCAGAGCCGGGCGGCCCTATACGCTCACTATGCAAGTTTCGTAGGACCCCGCAAGTTACGCAAGGGCCCCGCCTCCCCCTCGTGTCAAAGCGAGTGTCAATGTTTACAACTTCAATGAGGATGAAGAGGAACTATCCTTCTGGTCacgaaaagagagaaaaaaatacaattagAGTGAATTGCAGGAACAGCAATCAGGAAAActtgtgttctctcctctccaagtTTGATGTCAGCAAATAACAGTAATGTTAAGTTGATGTGCTAGCTTGCAGTGcatctgtctctagtctgtctgtcttgttatcCTAGCTTGCAGTGcatctgtctctagtctgtctgtcttgttatcCTAGCTTGCAGTGcatctgtctctagtctgtctgtcttgttatcCTAGCTTGCAGTGcatctgtctctagtctgtctgtcttgttatcCTAGCTTGCAGTGcatctgtctctagtctgtctgtcttgttatcCTAGCTTGCAGTGcatctgtctctagtctgtctgtcttgtaATCCTAGCTTGCAGTGCATCTgtcactagtctgtctgtcttgttatcCTAGCTGGGCAGTGcctctgtctctagtctgtctgtcttgttatcCTAGCTTGACAGTGcatctgtctctagtctgtctgtcttgttatcCTAGCTTGACAGTGcatctgtctctagtctgtctgtcttgttatcCTAGCTGGACAGTGcatctctctctagtctgtctgtcttgttatcCTAGCTGGACAGTGcatctgtctctagtctgtctgtcttgttatcCTAGCTGGACAGTGcatctgtctctagtctgtctgtcttgttatcCTAGCTGGACAGTGcatctgtctctagtctgtctgtcttgttatcCTAGCTGGACAGTGcatctgtctctagtctgtctgtcttgttatcCTAGCTGGACAGTGcatctgtctctagtctgtctgtcttgttatcCTAGCTGGACAGTGcatctgtctctagtctgtctgtcttgttatcCTAGCTGGACAGTGcatctgtctctagtctgtctgtcttgttatcCTAGCTGGACAGTGcatctgtctctagtctgtctgtcttgttatcCTAGCTGGACAGTGcatctctctctagtctgtctgtcttgttatcCTAGCTGGACAGTGCATCtcttggtctgtctgtgtcttgctTGATTACCAGCCACTtcctggtctgtgttctgttactTTGTGCCTGACAAAAGTGAGAGTGAAATACATCTGTCTATTAAGTTTGATAAATGCTCACTGGGCAACGGTGTTTATAAACTGCAGGTCGGAAAGATAACCGAGTCGCCTGTGAACATGCGTTCATATGTGTTGATATGATTCTGCACAAAATGAAACTTGCGCTTTCCAGCGGCAACGTCTGTGGGGACGAGCCCAGACAATATATGGGCGTGATGACACTCCTCATAGGTGCACATCATTTTAAAACAAGACAACGATTTTCTAGTCTCTCAGTCAAGGTTTCGTTACAACTCTGGACTAACGCATGATGGAAAGCAATGGATTGACATTGACTATTGATCTATATATTTAATGTAAAATGTTGATTAGCTGGGAAATATGGATACACATCTCAGTAAATAATAACCATCAATTATTCAGCCAAGTCATAGTATAAATAGCAATAATCTGGGGGAGCCAGTTTGAATGGGCCTGATGCAGGTGATACATTTATTAATAGTATTGTTATCTATAATTTACAGGTGCTATGCTTAAGTTTGTCAGTAGAGGAGATGCTGGATCATCAGCCAGTACAAGCATAGACTCAGTTGATCCACATCCAGCTTCAGCaaatactaacacagacccagtacagccGGCTTCAGAaaatactaacacagacccagtgcaGCTGgcttcagcaagtactaacacagacccagtacagctggcttcagcaagtactaacacagacccagtacagctggcttcagcaagtactaacacagacccagtacagctggcttcagcaaatactaacacagacccaataCATCCTtcttcagcaagtactaacacagacccaggtGAAGTACAGGCAGCCTCAGCCAGTACCATCACAACCAGAGATGTACAGCCAGCATCAGATACAAGCAGCTCAGACCCTAATAGAACAGTTGCTGCTCCACCAAATGACCCAGATTGGCCCCCATTCTTAACAGACTTTATGAGGACTAAGTTAGTGCGTGGAGGTCCATTCAAACCAGGACTGGATTTTTCTTACCAAAAAGACAAGTTTAGAAGAGGTTTCCATTCAGGCGTATTACAAGAGAcagctggctaaatggggaaaagattaccaggagctggctaaatgggggAAAGATTACCAGGAGCTTGCTAAATGGGGAAAagattaccaggagctggctaaatggggaacagcttaccaggagctggctaaatggggaacagcttaccaggagctggctaaatggggaaaagattaccaggagatggctaaatggggaaaagattaccaggagatggctaaatgggggaaagattaccaggagctggctaaatgggggaaagattaccaggagctggctaaatgggggaaagattaccaggagctggctaaatgggggaaagattaccaggagatggctaaatgggggaaagattaccaggagctggctaaatgggggAAAGATTACCAGGAGATTGCTAAATGGGGAAGGCTTACCAGGAGATGACTAAATGGGGGAAagattaccaggagctggctaaatgggggaaagattaccaggagctggctaaatggggaaagatt
The Oncorhynchus masou masou isolate Uvic2021 unplaced genomic scaffold, UVic_Omas_1.1 unplaced_scaffold_2060, whole genome shotgun sequence genome window above contains:
- the LOC135532851 gene encoding B-cell receptor CD22-like, with amino-acid sequence MLSNVTHLIELQGAEFSLLLRDEGGSKTPKEAGGGSRGCFFNFLKHKDLQVKVTPATEAGKRTLTCITTCTLTDNPTYIWYKNGHKVKEDTSSLDSDSFSDADSYSCAVKGHEDLRSPAVCQKCWSVTYTHQSICALKGTTVDISCSYTYPSYHEIKQAFWFTKWSGEEAEDLSSVPGYEGHIEYLGDKESDCTLRITDLRLSDSAGFRFRFITSGDKFYGSPVSLTVTDVVLEMDPTSVSERENVTLRCRTNCTLDPITAYSWYKNGQSLPNSNTSSPVYILFSVSSEDTGRYSCSVEGHEDLPSDEETLTVTYGPKNTLVSVSPSGEIVEGSSVTLTCSSDANPPVDKYTWYKKNVTSPKASGQSYSITNISSEDRGEYYCEAENKYGRLNSSSVFVDVQSVFPWVPVVGVGAVLTAGALLLTIYCTLKRRSKGGSDATADTQNVTHSPSDTDPQIDAEPSDYENWSKPPQNLDSDTDPQIDAEPSDYENWREPPQNLD